Proteins encoded by one window of Companilactobacillus ginsenosidimutans:
- a CDS encoding glycoside hydrolase family 3 protein: protein MDKKQKRIVVVLTSIIALLFVGFYTYLGNASAATTSDSEVSETNVSQANAQTSEAVSTSASASNEVNANKTTSSDDSATTSPDPNETEIANSQLSTSAAEDGMVLLQNKNQTLPISTDDTVALYGAGAYGTVKGGTGSGNVNPRKVINIWDGLKDAGYDVTTDDYLTATAKDYDEQNAAFTKAHPMMGTFNYADKQISQATFDNDPADVGIYVLSRNAGEGTDRTDTKGDYEITNAEFNNIKNVAANYKQSILLLNVGGQIDTKFIDQIPGLDSVLLVSQAGQNTGTAVADILSGKVTPSGKLVDTWANNYSDYPSSATFADNDGNSDKEAYNEGIYVGYRYFDTYNVTPHYEFGYGLSYTTFATKTDSVAVKGNNLVTKVTVTNTGDKYSGRQVVQEYYSAPKGSVDKAFQNLAAYAKTDELAPGQSQTLTMSFPLYNMASYDTATSSYILDPGQYIVRVGDSSRNTDVAAVLNLSSKVTTEQLSSEMPPAVDPTVLHGGDNTFVPAKQAAELSNAPVIQLNANSLNMVRGNNASTYDKNAVTTIVNKNTTTKLPTTDLNQTILSINGISGSSLKDVYDGQITMDQFIASLSTKQLSQIVNGNLVMTAKQLASTYNMMSGGVDTMLNGDSSDSDSSKVLSIIGSAATQVPGAAGQTTDQLINRGVPVSVNSDGPAGLRLTPETTTNGQTRYQYATAWPIGTLLAQAWDPEMMYQVGDAVGKEMKEFGVDTWLAPGMNIHRDPLNGRNFEYYSEDPLIAGVSATAMTKGVQSNPGVGTTIKHFFANNQETKRQTMDDEIGEQAMREIYLKGFETVIKDAQPEYVMSSYNLVNGTYNAANYDLLTNILRGEWGFKGTVMTDWYNLKSLSDPASLMRAGNDLIMPGGTQEALQIAATNSADGNKLALGDLQKSAARVLGTIMQAYTFAQKNNLQAKSLTPSDVDSIMSANGLNW, encoded by the coding sequence ATGGATAAAAAACAGAAGAGGATTGTTGTAGTTTTGACGAGCATTATTGCGTTACTATTTGTAGGTTTCTACACATACTTAGGTAATGCTTCGGCCGCTACAACTTCTGACTCTGAAGTTTCAGAAACTAATGTTTCTCAAGCAAATGCACAGACTTCTGAAGCTGTTTCAACTAGTGCGTCAGCTAGCAACGAGGTAAATGCTAACAAGACAACTTCATCTGACGATTCAGCAACAACTAGTCCTGATCCAAATGAAACTGAAATTGCAAATTCGCAATTATCAACTTCCGCCGCTGAAGATGGTATGGTTCTGTTGCAAAACAAGAATCAAACTTTACCAATTTCAACTGACGATACGGTTGCATTGTATGGTGCAGGTGCTTATGGAACGGTGAAAGGAGGAACTGGTTCAGGTAATGTCAATCCTAGAAAAGTGATTAACATTTGGGATGGCTTGAAAGATGCTGGCTATGATGTCACAACTGACGACTATTTAACTGCTACTGCTAAAGATTATGATGAGCAAAATGCTGCTTTTACAAAAGCTCATCCTATGATGGGAACATTTAATTATGCCGATAAACAAATTTCTCAAGCTACATTTGATAATGATCCTGCTGATGTAGGTATTTACGTTCTATCACGTAATGCTGGTGAAGGTACAGATCGTACTGATACTAAAGGCGATTACGAGATTACCAATGCTGAATTCAATAATATCAAGAATGTTGCTGCTAACTACAAGCAAAGTATTTTATTGCTAAATGTTGGTGGTCAAATCGATACTAAATTTATCGACCAAATTCCTGGATTGGATAGTGTATTACTAGTTTCCCAAGCTGGACAAAATACTGGTACCGCTGTTGCTGATATTTTGAGTGGCAAGGTTACACCTTCTGGTAAATTAGTTGATACATGGGCCAATAACTATTCAGATTATCCTAGTTCAGCAACATTTGCTGACAATGACGGTAACTCTGATAAAGAAGCTTATAACGAAGGTATTTATGTTGGATATCGTTACTTCGATACATACAACGTAACGCCGCATTATGAATTCGGTTATGGACTTTCGTATACAACATTTGCTACTAAGACTGATTCTGTTGCTGTAAAAGGTAACAACTTAGTAACTAAAGTTACTGTTACAAATACTGGTGACAAGTATTCTGGACGTCAAGTTGTCCAAGAATATTATTCAGCACCAAAAGGCTCTGTTGATAAAGCTTTCCAAAACTTGGCTGCATATGCTAAGACAGATGAGTTGGCACCTGGTCAAAGCCAAACTTTGACAATGTCATTCCCACTTTACAACATGGCTAGTTATGATACAGCTACAAGTAGCTATATTCTCGACCCTGGTCAATATATTGTCAGAGTTGGTGATAGCTCACGTAATACTGATGTTGCGGCCGTTTTGAATTTATCTTCAAAGGTAACTACAGAACAACTTTCATCAGAAATGCCTCCAGCTGTTGATCCAACAGTTTTGCATGGCGGCGACAATACATTTGTTCCTGCAAAGCAAGCTGCTGAATTAAGTAACGCTCCTGTTATCCAATTGAACGCAAATTCATTGAACATGGTTCGTGGAAATAATGCTTCAACTTATGACAAGAACGCTGTAACAACAATCGTTAACAAGAACACAACTACAAAATTGCCAACAACTGATTTGAATCAAACCATTCTTTCAATCAACGGAATTAGCGGTTCAAGCTTGAAAGATGTTTATGATGGCCAGATTACAATGGATCAATTCATTGCTAGTCTTTCAACAAAACAACTTTCACAAATCGTTAATGGTAATTTAGTAATGACTGCCAAACAATTAGCTTCAACATACAACATGATGAGTGGTGGTGTTGATACTATGCTAAACGGCGACAGTAGTGATTCTGATTCATCAAAAGTATTATCAATTATTGGTAGTGCTGCAACACAAGTTCCTGGCGCAGCTGGTCAAACAACAGATCAACTAATTAATAGAGGAGTTCCAGTTTCAGTTAATTCCGATGGTCCTGCTGGACTTCGTTTAACACCAGAAACAACTACTAATGGTCAAACAAGATATCAATACGCCACAGCATGGCCTATTGGAACTTTGCTTGCTCAAGCATGGGATCCCGAAATGATGTATCAAGTCGGAGATGCCGTTGGTAAAGAAATGAAAGAGTTCGGAGTAGATACTTGGTTAGCTCCTGGTATGAATATCCACAGAGATCCATTAAATGGACGTAACTTCGAATACTATTCAGAAGATCCACTTATTGCCGGAGTTAGTGCAACCGCTATGACAAAGGGTGTTCAATCAAATCCTGGCGTCGGTACAACTATTAAACACTTCTTCGCTAATAACCAAGAAACAAAGCGTCAAACAATGGATGACGAAATCGGTGAACAAGCCATGAGAGAAATTTATCTTAAAGGCTTTGAAACTGTCATCAAAGATGCACAACCTGAGTACGTAATGTCATCATATAATCTCGTAAATGGTACTTACAATGCCGCAAACTACGACTTGTTAACTAACATTCTACGTGGCGAATGGGGTTTCAAAGGTACTGTTATGACAGACTGGTATAACTTAAAGAGTTTGTCAGATCCTGCTTCATTGATGCGCGCTGGTAATGATCTGATCATGCCTGGTGGTACTCAAGAAGCATTGCAAATTGCTGCCACAAATTCTGCTGACGGTAACAAGTTGGCATTGGGTGATTTGCAAAAATCTGCTGCACGTGTATTGGGTACTATTATGCAGGCTTATACATTTGCTCAGAAGAATAACTTACAGGCTAAGTCATTAACTCCATCTGACGTGGATTCTATCATGTCTGCTAATGGTTTGAACTGGTAG
- a CDS encoding NUDIX hydrolase, with protein sequence MDNLKLLIMQLEAISQSGLHYTKDVFDKERYEQLKDISKKLTLQLTNGNEKQIDVFFDSDNGYVTPKVDVRAITFNQKSELLMVHEKMSDTWSIPGGWADIGYSASEIAIKEIREEANIHVTPKRLIAVRDIQKHAYEQKNLSYIYKHFIECVPDNDHLDAVDNSETSDAKYFSLEDALKLKLSLNRNLPEDIEMAFNSHENSNWQTIFD encoded by the coding sequence ATGGATAATCTCAAGTTACTTATTATGCAACTAGAAGCTATATCTCAATCTGGTTTGCACTATACCAAAGACGTTTTTGACAAAGAGCGTTATGAGCAGTTGAAGGACATCTCCAAAAAATTAACTCTGCAGCTGACTAATGGAAATGAGAAACAAATTGATGTGTTTTTTGATTCAGATAATGGATATGTGACACCAAAAGTTGACGTTCGTGCTATTACCTTTAACCAAAAAAGCGAATTGCTCATGGTTCATGAAAAAATGAGTGATACTTGGTCAATTCCTGGTGGCTGGGCTGATATTGGATACTCCGCAAGTGAAATAGCAATTAAAGAAATTCGCGAGGAGGCAAATATCCACGTCACTCCCAAACGTTTGATTGCTGTTCGCGATATTCAGAAACATGCGTACGAACAGAAGAACCTGAGCTATATTTACAAGCACTTTATTGAATGTGTACCGGATAATGATCATTTGGATGCGGTTGATAACTCCGAAACCAGTGATGCCAAATACTTTTCATTAGAAGATGCTTTAAAGTTGAAACTTTCTTTGAACCGTAACTTACCAGAAGATATTGAGATGGCTTTCAATTCTCATGAAAATTCAAATTGGCAAACAATTTTTGACTAG
- the nhaC gene encoding Na+/H+ antiporter NhaC, translated as MEKKISFRESILILIVMLIVLGTGVIGFGLSPQTPVLAVIALVVLWAKIRHKSWDSIHDGIMDGVKNGIVPIFIFILIGALIGTWIAAGVIPSMMVAGFHLISAQWFVPSVFLVCALIGTSIGSAFTIVSTIGIALFGMGTTMGVNPALVAGAIISGAIFGDKTSPLSDSTNLAAAIADSDLFAHIKNLMWTTIPAFVISFILYWILGLNEAGAKLTNIQPTLNTLNTHFAVSWWAVLPIILLFVCAIMRVPAIATLLLNVTVAIVMIFVQVPGMTVQKIAGFIQDGFVSKTGNANVDALLTRGGISSMMGTISLIFLTLSLGGLLMKYDIIQTAIEPLAKRLKSPGSVVTATILSGIGVNIFVGEQYLSVILPGKAFKETYTKRGLDNLALSRVLEDGGTVINYLIPWGVAGAFAANTLGVSTIEFLPFCFFSLLSPILSILSGFTGIGLKKLNSAKEASI; from the coding sequence ATGGAGAAAAAAATAAGTTTTCGAGAATCAATTTTAATATTAATCGTTATGTTGATTGTCCTAGGAACAGGGGTAATCGGCTTCGGATTATCACCACAAACACCAGTCTTAGCAGTGATTGCGCTAGTAGTCCTCTGGGCAAAAATCCGCCACAAGAGTTGGGATTCAATCCATGACGGAATAATGGATGGAGTAAAAAATGGTATCGTGCCAATTTTTATTTTCATCCTAATCGGAGCCCTAATTGGAACTTGGATAGCCGCTGGAGTTATTCCATCAATGATGGTCGCCGGATTCCACCTAATTTCTGCACAGTGGTTTGTGCCCTCAGTTTTCCTAGTATGTGCGCTAATCGGAACATCAATCGGATCAGCGTTCACCATCGTTTCCACAATCGGAATCGCCTTGTTCGGAATGGGAACAACCATGGGAGTGAACCCGGCCCTCGTTGCTGGAGCAATTATTTCTGGTGCTATCTTCGGAGATAAGACGTCACCGTTGTCAGATTCTACAAATTTGGCAGCAGCCATAGCTGATTCAGATTTATTTGCTCATATTAAAAATTTGATGTGGACCACAATTCCAGCCTTTGTAATTTCTTTTATTTTGTACTGGATTTTAGGATTAAATGAAGCAGGCGCCAAGCTAACTAACATTCAACCAACTCTTAATACATTAAACACGCACTTTGCGGTTTCTTGGTGGGCTGTTTTACCGATTATATTATTATTCGTCTGTGCAATAATGCGAGTTCCAGCTATCGCAACCTTATTACTCAACGTAACAGTCGCAATCGTGATGATTTTCGTCCAAGTTCCAGGGATGACAGTTCAAAAGATTGCGGGATTCATTCAAGATGGATTCGTCTCAAAAACAGGGAACGCCAATGTTGATGCCTTACTGACACGTGGAGGAATTAGTTCAATGATGGGAACAATATCGTTGATCTTTCTAACTTTGTCATTAGGTGGGTTATTGATGAAATACGACATTATTCAAACCGCCATCGAGCCCTTAGCCAAGCGTCTCAAGTCACCAGGGTCAGTAGTGACAGCCACAATTCTTTCAGGAATCGGTGTAAATATTTTCGTCGGTGAACAATATTTATCAGTTATCTTGCCAGGAAAAGCATTCAAAGAAACATATACCAAGCGTGGATTAGATAATTTAGCCCTTAGTCGTGTCCTAGAAGACGGGGGAACAGTTATTAATTACTTGATACCTTGGGGAGTTGCCGGAGCGTTTGCGGCCAATACATTAGGAGTTTCGACAATTGAATTCTTGCCATTCTGTTTCTTCAGTCTATTGTCACCAATCTTATCAATCCTAAGTGGATTTACCGGAATAGGTTTGAAAAAATTAAATTCAGCCAAAGAAGCCAGTATTTAA
- a CDS encoding Abi family protein — MNSPKQLSYEDQLNLFAERGMNLDPEMRDKNINAIEAIGYYTLKQFAYPFAYRDGYNTPDYDGLSFDFVVKRYYQDKNLRINLLHAIEDIEVSMNSLISHVLGDKYGPFGHLDFSKWADKKISAYSLEEKQFYFKKSLLRQAYNSNILDLDYRENLNADNFPTVWLMTNLLTFETTSSLIRVMSDENIKYFTDYFDCSREELVSWLECLNFVRNICCHNSNVLDISLSQNAVAPKDYKEYLWFKNINGNVSYTNKIALVIVIVVHMMYAINPKYRFDNIKRSFTSITRDIDGSIEKLGFKSMDAFYDVFRK, encoded by the coding sequence ATGAATAGCCCTAAGCAACTCTCGTATGAAGATCAGCTAAACTTATTCGCTGAACGAGGGATGAACCTAGATCCCGAAATGCGAGACAAAAATATAAATGCAATCGAGGCGATTGGATATTATACATTGAAGCAATTTGCCTATCCATTTGCCTATCGGGACGGATATAACACCCCCGATTACGATGGACTGTCATTTGACTTTGTAGTTAAGAGATATTATCAGGATAAGAATTTAAGAATCAACTTGTTACATGCGATAGAGGATATTGAAGTTTCAATGAATAGCTTGATATCACACGTTTTAGGTGATAAATATGGTCCATTCGGACACCTAGATTTTTCGAAGTGGGCAGATAAGAAGATATCAGCGTATTCACTAGAGGAAAAACAGTTTTATTTTAAAAAATCATTACTTAGACAAGCATATAATTCCAATATATTGGATCTAGATTACCGAGAAAATTTAAACGCCGATAATTTTCCAACAGTCTGGTTAATGACAAACTTACTAACCTTTGAAACAACATCCAGTTTGATAAGAGTAATGTCAGACGAAAACATTAAATATTTCACGGATTACTTTGATTGTTCAAGAGAAGAATTAGTTTCATGGTTAGAATGTTTAAACTTCGTAAGAAATATATGTTGCCACAATTCAAACGTGCTAGATATATCACTGTCACAAAACGCAGTAGCACCAAAAGATTACAAAGAATATTTGTGGTTTAAGAATATAAACGGTAATGTCAGTTACACAAATAAAATTGCACTAGTCATCGTAATAGTAGTCCACATGATGTACGCAATTAACCCCAAGTATCGTTTCGATAATATAAAACGATCGTTTACTAGTATTACCCGTGATATAGATGGGTCAATCGAGAAATTGGGATTTAAGAGCATGGATGCTTTTTATGATGTTTTTCGAAAATAA
- a CDS encoding amino acid ABC transporter permease encodes MQNWIDAYSAVNLRFLLQGLWVTVEISIISVVFSLIIGSILGIIRYTKIPWLSKIVGVIIDIIRNLPLLLIIFFVYFGLPAFGFKPDTIPAAILAMSVFESMMVAEIIRSGILAVDPGQMEAARAMGMRYPQAMWHVVLPQAYKKMIPALVSQLISLIKDTSLATIIVVPELMQHAQVIYGQNANFIVPMYLALAVLYFIVCYALSIVSKLIDRRLA; translated from the coding sequence ATGCAAAATTGGATTGATGCTTATTCAGCAGTAAACCTACGATTCCTTCTCCAAGGACTCTGGGTCACTGTAGAAATTTCAATTATTTCCGTTGTTTTCAGTTTGATTATCGGTTCTATTTTGGGAATTATTAGATATACAAAAATTCCTTGGTTGTCAAAAATAGTTGGTGTCATTATTGATATTATCCGTAACTTGCCACTACTTTTGATTATCTTCTTCGTTTACTTTGGACTACCAGCCTTCGGGTTTAAACCAGATACCATTCCAGCCGCCATCCTTGCGATGTCAGTCTTTGAATCAATGATGGTCGCAGAAATCATCCGTTCAGGTATTTTGGCTGTTGATCCCGGACAAATGGAAGCTGCACGTGCCATGGGAATGCGTTATCCACAAGCAATGTGGCATGTTGTCTTACCACAAGCATATAAAAAGATGATTCCAGCCTTAGTTAGTCAATTGATTTCATTGATCAAGGATACATCTTTGGCAACAATCATCGTTGTTCCAGAATTAATGCAACATGCGCAAGTTATCTATGGGCAAAATGCTAACTTTATCGTTCCAATGTACTTAGCTCTAGCAGTTTTGTACTTCATTGTATGTTATGCATTATCAATAGTTTCAAAACTAATCGACAGACGACTAGCTTAA
- a CDS encoding glutamate ABC transporter substrate-binding protein, which translates to MKKFKYAAMLVMSLLVALVLAGCGSKPLSQQNVLQNAKDANTISWGVKADTKLMGLVDVKDGQEKGFEIDMARALTKKILGKNGKAKFVTVTSQSRIPLLKNGNIDAIMATMTITPERQKVINFSNSYFDAGQAILVKDDSPIKKVQDLNGRTIIGVVGSNSVENVKKYAPKARVLQLQDYAQALVALKSGQGDALTTDNVILAGMAVENPGYKVQGKAFTTEPYGIGINKDQPEFRHALNKAIKEVEEDGTYNRLIKKWFGNVPGFNYREVLR; encoded by the coding sequence ATGAAAAAATTTAAATATGCTGCAATGCTTGTCATGTCTTTACTCGTCGCATTAGTGCTAGCGGGCTGTGGTTCTAAGCCACTCTCACAACAAAATGTTTTGCAAAACGCAAAAGATGCTAACACTATTAGTTGGGGTGTTAAGGCAGATACAAAATTGATGGGATTGGTCGATGTTAAAGACGGCCAGGAAAAAGGTTTCGAAATCGATATGGCTCGGGCTCTTACTAAGAAAATTCTCGGTAAGAATGGTAAAGCCAAGTTCGTTACTGTTACTTCGCAATCACGTATTCCTTTATTGAAGAACGGTAATATCGATGCAATTATGGCCACAATGACCATCACACCTGAACGTCAAAAGGTAATTAACTTTTCCAATTCATATTTCGATGCTGGACAAGCTATTTTAGTTAAAGATGATTCACCAATTAAGAAAGTTCAAGATCTGAATGGACGTACAATCATTGGTGTTGTTGGTTCCAACTCAGTTGAGAATGTTAAAAAATATGCTCCAAAAGCACGTGTTTTACAACTTCAAGATTATGCACAGGCATTAGTTGCTTTGAAGTCAGGACAAGGGGATGCTTTAACAACTGATAACGTTATTTTAGCTGGTATGGCAGTTGAAAATCCTGGTTACAAAGTTCAAGGTAAAGCCTTCACCACTGAACCATATGGTATTGGTATCAATAAAGACCAGCCAGAATTCAGACATGCTTTGAACAAAGCAATTAAAGAAGTTGAAGAAGACGGTACATATAATAGATTGATTAAGAAATGGTTCGGTAATGTTCCAGGATTCAATTATAGGGAGGTGCTACGCTAA
- a CDS encoding amino acid ABC transporter ATP-binding protein translates to MSMIEFRDVQKYYGKFHALKDINLEIDKGETVVLIGPSGSGKSTLARSVNGLERIQEGQLIVNGRDIADKSTDINRIRTDVGMVFQHFNLYANKDVLENVMIAPRIVLKMNEEENKKAAMALLDRVGLADKAHNMPSQISGGQAQRVAIARSLAMKPRCMLFDEPTSALDPEMIDDVLGVIKYVTSQSDMTSLIVTHEMGFAQEVANRVIFMADGQILEDDKTDVFFDHPTNERARQFLSKIIKH, encoded by the coding sequence ATGTCAATGATTGAATTCCGCGATGTGCAAAAGTATTACGGTAAGTTTCATGCTTTGAAGGACATTAACTTGGAGATTGATAAAGGGGAAACTGTTGTTTTGATCGGACCTTCTGGTTCTGGTAAAAGTACTTTGGCTCGTAGTGTTAATGGTCTTGAAAGAATTCAAGAGGGTCAGCTTATTGTTAATGGTCGTGATATTGCTGACAAGAGTACTGATATTAATCGTATCCGTACTGATGTGGGGATGGTTTTCCAACATTTTAATTTATACGCTAATAAAGATGTGCTTGAAAACGTTATGATTGCGCCAAGAATCGTTTTGAAAATGAATGAAGAGGAAAACAAGAAAGCCGCTATGGCTTTGCTTGACCGTGTTGGTTTGGCTGATAAGGCTCACAATATGCCTTCACAAATTTCCGGTGGACAAGCTCAACGTGTGGCAATTGCTAGATCACTAGCTATGAAGCCTCGTTGTATGTTGTTCGATGAACCAACTAGTGCGCTTGATCCTGAAATGATTGATGATGTTTTGGGTGTTATCAAGTATGTTACTAGCCAAAGTGATATGACATCTTTGATTGTTACTCACGAAATGGGCTTCGCTCAGGAAGTTGCCAACCGTGTTATTTTCATGGCTGACGGCCAAATTTTGGAAGATGATAAGACAGACGTATTCTTCGATCACCCTACAAATGAACGTGCTAGACAATTCTTGAGTAAAATTATTAAGCACTAG
- a CDS encoding amino acid ABC transporter permease, with amino-acid sequence MITAFTNNWQNFLTGFGWTILSSVVALFFSLVIGSLFAILEVVPVKFLRVIGNIYVEIFRNIPLLVITMFFYLVIPLYFVKINGFTAGTIGLTIYTSAFIAETVRSGIISVDPGQMEASRAMGMKYTQAMRYVVLPQAFKMVIPPLGNQFVNLVKNSSVLAFVAGFDLMYQGNAIASQTFDTVNTYLVVGLFYLIITLPISYYMQHLERKLA; translated from the coding sequence ATGATTACAGCATTTACAAATAACTGGCAAAACTTCCTAACTGGATTTGGCTGGACAATTCTTTCATCTGTTGTGGCATTGTTCTTCAGTCTAGTTATCGGATCGTTGTTTGCCATTCTTGAAGTAGTACCAGTTAAATTTTTACGTGTAATTGGAAATATCTACGTTGAAATTTTCCGTAATATTCCATTACTAGTTATCACAATGTTTTTCTACTTAGTTATTCCTTTGTACTTCGTTAAAATCAATGGATTTACAGCCGGTACAATCGGTCTAACAATTTATACATCAGCATTTATTGCTGAAACTGTTCGTTCAGGTATTATTTCAGTTGATCCTGGACAAATGGAGGCATCACGTGCCATGGGTATGAAATATACGCAAGCCATGCGCTATGTCGTGTTGCCACAAGCTTTCAAAATGGTAATTCCACCACTAGGTAACCAATTCGTTAACTTAGTAAAGAATTCATCAGTCCTAGCCTTTGTTGCTGGATTTGACTTGATGTATCAAGGAAATGCTATTGCATCACAAACTTTCGATACTGTTAATACCTACTTGGTAGTTGGTCTATTTTATTTGATCATTACATTGCCAATCAGTTACTACATGCAGCATCTAGAAAGAAAATTGGCATAG